GTACTTTTGTTAGCTCAGTATGGCTCTGTCGGCGGAACGCGAACATATACGATGAAATTAATTAATTTTTATGTAATAAATGGTTTTGATTTAACTGTCGTTGGTTATGGATCACGCAATGATCCTGATATGGCTCATTATTGCAAGCAACGCAATATCCCGTTATTTCATTATGATGATGTACTTAATTTTTCAGGAAAATTCAAAAGGCAGCCTTTTAGAGTATTTCAGGAAAGAAAAATGCTTAAACAGTTTGTATGCTCGTTGCAACCTAAAATTATAGTCGCTTCAGTTGGTGATCCTGGTCTTTTCTTGGGTCATATGAACTTGATAGACAATAGCATTTATATTTTGCATACCTCTCCTGAGTACGGTTCAGGTTACTCTGTATGGAGGAGATGTATAACCCGCAAACTAATACGCTTAATATTAGTTCCCAGAAAGTGCTGTTTCGTAACAGTATCTCAGTACGCAAGTAGAAAAATGCTTGATAATTGGGGTTTAAGTGGATCAAGACAAGCTCGAGTAATTTATAATTGCTCAGAGGAAATCGTTGCTCTTTCTAGTACGTTAAATAAATCAGTCAAAGTTCTAACCGTTGGGCACGTAGTTGATTACAAAAATCCGCTATTTTGGATTGAGATTGCTAGGCATGTTCTCACACAAATACCAGATATCAAATTCACTTGGATTGGCCCAGGCTCACTACTTGATGCCTGCAGAGAGCATGTTAAAGACCTCCGCCTTGAAAAAAATATAGAATTTATTGGAGCTCTCAAAGATTTAAATAGCTTTTATGCCGAATCCGATATCTATTTACAGCCTAGTAAAATTGAAAGCTTAGGCATCTCTGTTCTTGATGCCATGCGTCATGGCATACCTAGCGTTGTATCCAATAGGGGAGGTTTGCCCGAGGTTGTGCAAGACTCAATCTCAGGTTTTGTTTTAGACTTGGACGAAGGCGCAGAAAAATTTGCACAACGCATCGTCAATCTCGCCAAAGATCAAGAGAGTCGAATGAGAATGGGCCTAGCTGCACAAAACACCTATTCAGAAAAGTTTTCTCCTACACGTTGGGAGATAGAAATGTTAACCATGCACGCCGAAATTCTTCGCTAGCTTATTTATAACCCTAGATATCTATTTTAGAGTAGAATTTTTTTGAAGACGTATAATATAAAAACATTATGATTTATCAATTGATTCAACAATTTTATTAAAAGATTTTGTATATGCTTCTGTTCCAAATAATTTAGAAACTTCAAGTGACTTTTCATGAAAGCTATAAAGTTTTTTATTTAAGTCTAGTGATTCAATTTCTAGCATTAATTTTGCAAGCTTAGTTGAATTATTATTTGTCATTAAAAATCCATTTTTTCCTTCAATTAAAAGATCTTCATATGCACCTACTGTTTTAGTTAAAATAATAGGAAGTCCACAACACGTTGCCTCATGTACCACAGTTGCCCAATGATCATCTCGAGAAGGAAAAATAAAACATTTTGAATTATTCATTTCACTAGATAATTCATTTGGTTGTAGAAATTCAGAATATTCTATTTCATACGGAAGATTTCCAAACTTGCTATTCCAACCCACACCACCGATAATTTTTAATCCCCAACTCCCTTTACTAGACTTATATTCTTTAAATGCTTTTAATAGTATATCTATACCTTTTCTATGTATTAGTTGGCCTACAAAAATAAATTGATTTTTTCTTTTGTTAAAATTTACTTTACTAAAGAAAATAGTTTCATCGCAACCATATAGACCTTTAAAAATATTATTATTAGCAACACCTAAAAATCTCATTAAATTAAATGCTGAATTACCTGGTACAAAAACAAAATCAAAAACTTTTTTAAAAAATATTCTATAATAAAAAAAACCTATTATTTGCCTAATATTAAATTTAAATCTATTATCAACAGAAACACATACTTTAGTACCATTTTTTTTCATTAACTTATCAAATTTTACCCATCCCTTCCAACACCAACCAGTATGTATAATTAAATCTATATCAGTGAACTCATCTTTTTTACGCCAAATATCATTCGGATGTTCTAACCAAATAATTTTTTTTCCTATTCTTTCTTCAAAGCTCTCAAATGGCACATTAGGCTTAGTTGCGATAAATACTAAATTATCTCCATATATGCTGACTACTTTTTTTGTAATTAACGCGCATGAAGGCAAACCTTCCCAAAACAACAAAATTTTTTTTTCCTTAACCATAGTGATTGCCTATATTATAATATTTCCAACCAAGATCTTTTAAATTAAAATGAGCAAATATATTTCTTCCATCAAATATTGTTTTTTCCTTTAATAATTTTTCAATCTTATCAAAATCTGGATTTTTATATATTTCCCAATCCGTAGCAATTATTAAAGCATCAGCATTTTCAAGAGTTTGGTACATATCTTCGCATGCTGAAACTTGTTGAACGTTTGAAAGACAATGATCTACAAATTTTAAAGCTTTAGGGTCATTCACATTAACATATGCACCTGCATTAGTTAACATATTTATTAAATATGCTGCTGGAGATTCTCTAACATCATCAGTATTTGCTTTAAATGCCAATCCCCATAAACACAAAACTTTATTCTTAATATCATTATTAAAGTGAGTTAATATTTTATTAAAAAATAGTTTTCTTTGATTTTGATTTACCTTTTCAACTGCGGTTAAAATCTTAGATGTTAACTTATTTTCTTTCATGGAACTTATTAATGCTTTAATATCTTTTGGAAAACAGCTACCTCCATAACCAAGACCACATTGTAAAAACTCTGTACCAATTCTTTTATCTAAACCCATACCATTTTTAACATGATCTATATTTGCACCTAAAACTTCACAAAAAGAAGCTAGCTCATTCATAAAGCTGATTCTTAATGCAAGCATTGAATTTGATGCATATTTAGTTAATTCCGCAGACTTTAAATCCATAAATAGAATTGGATGATCATTTAATATTAATTTTTCATACAATTGTAAAATTAATTCCTTTGATTTATTATTTTCTAAACCAATCACAATTCTATCTGGATACATAAAATCATTGATTGCAAATCCTTCTCTTAAAAACTCTGGATTAAAAACAATATCAATTGTTACATTATTAATATTTCTTTTCTCTAATTCTTTTTCAATTTTATTTTTAATAAGTAAATTAGTTCCTACAGGTACCGTTGATTTGATAATTACAACTTTATCATTTTCTATGTTTTGTCCAATAAGCTCTGCTACTGCTACAACATGTTTTAAATCAGAAGAACCATCTTCATTTGAAGGAGTTCCAACAGCAATGAGTATTACAGGATTATTTTTAATTGAAGCAATTAAATCATTAGAAAAATCTAATCTTTCCAACATCATATTATTTTTTATTAAATCACTCAAACCTGGTTCATATATTGGAATTTCATATTTTTTTAATAATTTAATTTTAACTACATCTTTGTCAATACAAATAACTTTATGCCCTAGTTCAGCAAAACACGCGGCGCTTACCAAGCCTACATAACCAGCACCAATTACACATAAATCCATTAGTTAAACCTTTCCTTAAAATCTAATATCATGCTTGAAATCCCATCTTCAAGAGTAACCTCAGGAGACCAATTTAAAAGCATTTTTGCTTTTGAAATATCGGGCATGCGTTGCTTTGGGTCGTCTGCTGGTAAAGGGTTAAAAACAATTTTAAGATTAGAACCAATTAACTTAATTACTAATTTAGCAATATCTATAACTTTTAATTCAAGCTGACCTCCCAAATTTATAGGAAAGTTTATATTTGAATTCATAAGCTTAATTAAACCATTAATAAGATCTGTACAATAACAAAGAGAACGAGTTTGTTCTCCATCACCATA
This region of Spirobacillus cienkowskii genomic DNA includes:
- a CDS encoding glycosyltransferase family 4 protein; translation: MEFKSYEKSRVLLLAQYGSVGGTRTYTMKLINFYVINGFDLTVVGYGSRNDPDMAHYCKQRNIPLFHYDDVLNFSGKFKRQPFRVFQERKMLKQFVCSLQPKIIVASVGDPGLFLGHMNLIDNSIYILHTSPEYGSGYSVWRRCITRKLIRLILVPRKCCFVTVSQYASRKMLDNWGLSGSRQARVIYNCSEEIVALSSTLNKSVKVLTVGHVVDYKNPLFWIEIARHVLTQIPDIKFTWIGPGSLLDACREHVKDLRLEKNIEFIGALKDLNSFYAESDIYLQPSKIESLGISVLDAMRHGIPSVVSNRGGLPEVVQDSISGFVLDLDEGAEKFAQRIVNLAKDQESRMRMGLAAQNTYSEKFSPTRWEIEMLTMHAEILR
- a CDS encoding glycosyltransferase, which translates into the protein MVKEKKILLFWEGLPSCALITKKVVSIYGDNLVFIATKPNVPFESFEERIGKKIIWLEHPNDIWRKKDEFTDIDLIIHTGWCWKGWVKFDKLMKKNGTKVCVSVDNRFKFNIRQIIGFFYYRIFFKKVFDFVFVPGNSAFNLMRFLGVANNNIFKGLYGCDETIFFSKVNFNKRKNQFIFVGQLIHRKGIDILLKAFKEYKSSKGSWGLKIIGGVGWNSKFGNLPYEIEYSEFLQPNELSSEMNNSKCFIFPSRDDHWATVVHEATCCGLPIILTKTVGAYEDLLIEGKNGFLMTNNNSTKLAKLMLEIESLDLNKKLYSFHEKSLEVSKLFGTEAYTKSFNKIVESIDKS
- a CDS encoding UDP-glucose/GDP-mannose dehydrogenase family protein → MDLCVIGAGYVGLVSAACFAELGHKVICIDKDVVKIKLLKKYEIPIYEPGLSDLIKNNMMLERLDFSNDLIASIKNNPVILIAVGTPSNEDGSSDLKHVVAVAELIGQNIENDKVVIIKSTVPVGTNLLIKNKIEKELEKRNINNVTIDIVFNPEFLREGFAINDFMYPDRIVIGLENNKSKELILQLYEKLILNDHPILFMDLKSAELTKYASNSMLALRISFMNELASFCEVLGANIDHVKNGMGLDKRIGTEFLQCGLGYGGSCFPKDIKALISSMKENKLTSKILTAVEKVNQNQRKLFFNKILTHFNNDIKNKVLCLWGLAFKANTDDVRESPAAYLINMLTNAGAYVNVNDPKALKFVDHCLSNVQQVSACEDMYQTLENADALIIATDWEIYKNPDFDKIEKLLKEKTIFDGRNIFAHFNLKDLGWKYYNIGNHYG